The Salinigranum halophilum genomic sequence CCGTCGTCACCCTCCCCGAACCCCGCACGGAGGCCGCGACGGAGGTGCCGGTCATCACCCAACTCCGCGAGGCGCTCGGCATCAGCGAGGTGCTGGTCGTCCTCCCCGTCGTCGACGTCGGCCTCTCCCCGGGACTCATCGCCGGTGCCGTCGGCGTCCTCGTTGCCGTGGCCGGGCTCGTCTTCGTCGCCCGGCGGCGCCGGGCCGGCCCGGTCACCGCCGCCGGCCGCCGCCACCTCGACGACCTCTCCTCGGAGGCGTTTCTCGATGCGGGCCGCCCGGACCCGACCGACGCCGCGGACACGACGCCCCCGGCGGTCTACCTCCGGGCGGCACACGAGGCGCTCGCGGCCTCGAACCCGCGGCTCGCCACCGAGTACGCGTACGTCGCCGTTCGGCGTCACCTCGCCGCGGACAGCGCTCTCCCGGTTCGCGTCACCCACCGCGAGTTCCTCCGCGCCGTCCGCGACGGCGGGTACGACATCGCCGACGTCGTCGACACGCTGACGACGGCCTACGAGCGGGCGGCGTTCAGCCCCCGGGGCGTCTCGCCGGACGACGCCGAGCAGGCCGTGTCGGCGGCCGAGCGCGTGGTCGGGTGACGCCTCCGCGGCGGTTCGTCTCTCCGCACCGGGTCGTCCTGTCTCCGTGCCGAACCCCGACTATTTACTGAATGTATGCAAAAAATATGCGTCAAAAACTAGACGAACCCGGACATCTTCGGAAGAAATAACACCCGATGCTCGATACTCCTCGACGACCGACTCCCGCGTCCCAGTTCACCCACCACTCCCTGATATGCCTCTCGCCGATCACCCTGCGCCGTCCGAGACAGCACTGACCACCACGTGGCGCGAGGAGCGCCTCGAGGTCGACCCCGCGACGACCACCTATCGCGCCCGCTGTCGCGCCGACGAGGCCGTGAGCACGGCCGTCGTGTTGACGGTCGCCGCGCTCCGTGATTGCGCCCCGACCGACCTCCCGCCGCTCCTGACCGCCGTCGACCCCGACGCGCTCGCCGGCCTCGTCACCCACGAGTCGACGACGGCGATGACGACGTTCGTCTACGCCGACTGCACCGTCACGGTCCGCTCGACGGGCGACATCAGCGTCACCCCCGCCCGGCGACCCTGACCGCGTCACCGTCGCTCGCCGTCGCGGCGTCGACCGCCCGGGTTCTTATACCGTCACGGGAGTTGTTCCCGATATGTTCGGAACGAGCGGCGTGCGGGGCACTGTCGGCGACGAGATCACGGCCGAGACGGCACTCGCCGTCGGCCGTGCGGTCGGTTCCGACGCGGAACGGGTACTCGTCGGGCGCGACGTCCGTGACAGCGGCGCGCTCTTGGCGGACGCCGCGAGCGCCGGGCTTCGAGAGTGTGGGGCGGACGTCGTCCGTCTGGGGGTGGTGTCGACGCCGACGCTCGCACGACACGTCGCGTGGCTCGACGCCGACGCGGCCGTCGGCATGACCGCCTCGCACAACCCCGCGCCAGACAACGGGCTCAAGCTGTGGTCACGGAGCGGCCAGGCGTTCGACGCCGCGGCCATCGACCGGGTCGAGCGCCGAATCGACGACGGCGACTACGACCTCCAGGGGTACGCGTCGCTCGGGACGGAGACGACACACGACGGCGCGACTGCGAGGGTCGTCGACCACCTCGTCGGACGGTTCCCCGCGTTCGAGGACCTTTCGGTCGTCGTCGACCTCGGTAACGGGACGGGACGACCGACCGTCGAGGCGCTCGTCGCGCTCGGAGCGAGCGTGACGACGCTCAACGCCCAGGAGGACGGTCGCTTCCCGACGCGGAAGTCCGAGCCGACCGCCGACTCCCTCGACGGCCTCTGTCGGACCGTCGAGGCGCTCGATGCCGACCTCGGTATCGCCCACGACGGCGATGCCGACCGCATGATGGCGGTCACCGACGCGGGCGCGTTCGTCCCTGGCGACGTCCTCCTGGCGCTCTTCTCGCGGGAGGCCGTCCGTTCGACCCCCAGCTCTCGGGTGGCCGTCCCCGTCGACACGAGCCTGCTCGTGAGCGACGTGGTTCGCGAGGCCGGCGGCGAGGTGTCGTACACGCGCGTCGGCGACGTTCACGTGGCCGAGGAGGCCGCAAAAGCGGGGTACGGCTTCGGCGGGGAGCCGAGTGGGGCGTGGATCTGGCCCGCAGAGACGCTCTGTCCGGATGCGCACCTCGCCGCCCTCCGACTCGCCGCGCTGGTCACCGAGTCGGGGCCGCTCTCGACGCTGGTCGAGGCGGTGCCGACGTACGAGACGCGCCGGGAGAACGTCCCCGTCGCGGACAAGACGAGGGTGATGCAGCGGGTCACCGAGCGACTCACCGCGCAGTTCGACGAGACGCTGACGCTCGACGGCGTCCGTGTCGACGCCGAGGACGGCTGGTTCCTCGTGCGCGCCAGCGGGACCGAACCGCTCGTGCGCGTGACGGCCGAAGCGCGCGACGTCGCAGCCGCCGAGCGGCTCCAGTCGACGGCCCGGCGTGTCCTCGACGAGGCGCTCGACGACTGACCGCGCGGACTGCGACCTCGCCCCCCGACGCGCTGTGCAGGTCGGTGCCGTCGGGGCGCTCCCGTGCGGTCTCACGTCAGCTCGCACAACATTTATATCCGTATGTGTCGTTAGTCAAGATGTTCCGGGTCTCGTGCGCTGGTTCGCGTGCCAACGAATTGCGCTTCTCCCCGGAACACTTACTCACACCCCCGAGCGACGGCACCGCCCGTCCGACGGTCGTAGTCACGTCCTACCGCGAGTACCACTCTCATAACAATGCCGTCTCCGCTCCTGTAGCGGGGTATGAAAGCCGTTGTACTCGCTGCCGGTGAAGGGACCCGACTCCGCCCGCTCACCGAGACCCGCCCGAAGGCGCTCGTGGAGGTCGACGGAAAGCCAATCCTCGTCCGCTGCCTCGAACAGCTCGCCGACCTCGGTGCCGATGGGTTCGTCATCGTCGTCGGCTACCGCGCCGAACAGGTCATCGACGCCGTCGGTGACGAGTTCCAGGGTCTCCCCGTGACCTACACCTACCAGCGCGAGCGCCTCGGGCTCGCCCACGCGCTCCTCACCGTCGAACCTCACGTCGACGGCGAGTTCATGCTGATGCTCGGCGACAACGTCTTCCAGGCCAACCTGGCGGACGTCGTCGCCCGCCAGCGCTCGGGCGAGACGGACGCCGCCTTCCTCGTCGAGGAGGTACCGTGGGAGGAGGCGTCGCGCTACGGCGTCTGCGTCACCGACGCGAACGACGCCATCGTCGAGGTCGTCGAGAAGCCCGCCGAACCCACCTCGAACCTGGTGATGACGGGCTTTTACACGTTCTCGCCCGCGATCTTCCACGCCTGCCACCTCGTCCAGCCCTCCGCGCGCGGCGAGTACGAACTGCCGGACGCCATCGACCTCCTCATCGGGTCGGGGCGGACGATCGACGCGATCCGGATGGACGGATGGCGGACCGACATCGGCTACCCCGCCGACCGCGAGGCGGCCGAGCGTCGACTCCGTGGGCTCGATGTCGACGGTGTCGAGGCCGACCGCGTCGGCGTCGAAGCCGCCGACGAGTGAGGTAACGTGAACTAACGCCGGTGTTTCGCGCCCGCGACGCGGCTCGCTCTGTCGCTCCCGGCCGTTTTCTGTTCTCACTGTCGTCTCGCTGTGGTGCCGCAGGGGTTCTGTCGTCCCCGCTCGTCTGTTCGTGTTTTCTTCACTACACGAGGACCCGCTCTCGTTCGTCGCTCCCGCCGCACAATGCCGTCCCCACGCGTCGCTCTGCATCTTGGGTGTCGACACCACCACGACCGTGGCGGTGTGAGGCTGTTCTGTGTTCGTTCGTCGGTTACCGCGTCGCGGTGGAGTCGATGGCGACGCCGTTGACGAACGCCGTCGCGCCGTCCCCGACGCTGAGGTGGGTTATCTCGCCTTCGAAGCGGTAGCGGCGGACGCCGTTACCGACCGCGTCCTCCGCGCTCCGTCCAGTCGTCCCGAGGACGCTCAGCGCGTCCGTTCCGCGACCGGGAGTGATTTCGTCCGTCACGGTCACCTCGTAGGTGGTCGGTTCGGCGGTCGTCCCGACGATCGAGATGACGTTCTCGGATGTGTTCGATGCGCTGGCTGCTGCGGCAGTCGCGCCGACAGCGACGGCGCCGCTCAGTCGGAGGTACGTCCGACGGTTGACTGCGTCGTCACTGCTCGGCTGGTTCCGCTCCTGTTCGCGTGCCATACCTGTATAATGAGTAATTAACGAGATAAGTGTTCCGGTGGTTACACTAGTTAGAACGGGTGACTGTACGGAAGAAAAACCAAATTCAAAATGAGATACTCGGCGCACAGTAACTGTCTCTCGCGGGAATTATGACACACAGAGCCCCCTCGACCCGGAATTAAGCTAACAATAATACCCTCGTTTCACCCGCTGATATCAGCCGCGATACACTGCTGCCCCGGGGTCACCGTCCGCGCGGGGTTCGACCTGGCAGCTGCACCGGCTACGCCTCGAACGGTGCGTACTGGTTCTCCCACTCGCGTCGCGCTCTGATCGCCTCCCGGCCCTGGTCGGATATCTGGTAGAAGTTCGTCCGACGGTCGTGCTGGCCCTTCACGACCAACCCCTTCTCGACGAGCGTGTCGAGATTCGGGTAGAGGCGGCCGTGATTGACCTCGCCGACGTCGTCGCTGATCGATTCTTTGATCTGCTGTCCGGAGGGGCGGTCAGCCCCGGCGATCACGTACAGCAAGTCGCGCTGGAACCCTGTCAAGTCGAACATACTCATGTATCTCTTACTACTACTCTCTTTGATAGTGTTTTGTTAGCCACATAGGAACGTTCCGCACCGTCTCCTAACCCGCGTCCTGCATCGCCGTCGGGTCGGTACACGTTCGTGCATACTTGTTGTGGTGGTCTCGGCTGGCGTCGTCTTCCACCTCCACGCTTCACCCGGATAGACCTGTCGGCGTGTTTTCCGATGACCGCGTGATAGTACGTCGATAACAAAGGTTTAAAATCGTGTATGGACCTACCTATGTCACTCGCCCATCTGTTACCGCGACCAACCGGAGTGACCAGGGACACTACATCGATGACGACTCGATCAAAAGACGAACTCTTCCAGATTCTCAGTAACTCTCGCCGTCGGTACATCATCTACTACCTCTCAGAGGGGGGCAACGAGCTGAGTCTCAAATCGCTCGCGACGAAGATCGCCGCCGTCGAGAGCGGGGTCTCCGAGTCGGACATCACGTCCGACGAACGCCAGCGCGTGTACATCTCGCTGTACCAGACGCATCTCCCGAAACTCGAGGAGGCCGGCATCGTCACGTACGACGAGGACGAGCGAACCGTCGCTCTCACCGACGACGTCCTCGACAGCGGGTTCTTCTGGATGGACGACGCCGAGGACGACCGGGCCATCCCGTGGCTGCGGTACTACCTCGCGCTCTCGGCGCTGAGTTGGGTGCTCGTCGCTGGCGTCTGGCTGTCGCTCCCGGTCATCTCGGTGCTCGGCTGGAGCGGGGTCGCGGTCGTCGTCTCCGTCGGACTTCTGGGCGTCGTCGTCGCGCAGTACCTCGTCGAGCGGGCGTCGACGACCGACCGGGACGCCGGCTACGAACTCCTCATCGAGTGACCGACCGGTCCTGGCGGCCTCGGCTCGGTCTCTCCGTTCTGGCCGCCGTAGCCTGCGCCTCCGCTCGGTCGACGGTCACCCATCGAGTAGCCCGGTCCTACACTCGTGTTACCACTGAGATACCACGAAGAATACTGATGTTACCCTGCCCCGTTCTCATACGAAAAGTAGGTTGGCATGGCCTACTTTTCCGGGTACCGCACCCGGTAACTGAATCATCATCACCGAACCTAAAATGCGTTCCCCCTCGCTCGTGGCTTTCAACGTGACCGGCCGAGAGTTCGCCTTTCACCTCTCCCGCCCGCCCCGCTTGTTTCGGCTTCG encodes the following:
- a CDS encoding HalOD1 output domain-containing protein; the protein is MPLADHPAPSETALTTTWREERLEVDPATTTYRARCRADEAVSTAVVLTVAALRDCAPTDLPPLLTAVDPDALAGLVTHESTTAMTTFVYADCTVTVRSTGDISVTPARRP
- the glmM gene encoding phosphoglucosamine mutase, with amino-acid sequence MFGTSGVRGTVGDEITAETALAVGRAVGSDAERVLVGRDVRDSGALLADAASAGLRECGADVVRLGVVSTPTLARHVAWLDADAAVGMTASHNPAPDNGLKLWSRSGQAFDAAAIDRVERRIDDGDYDLQGYASLGTETTHDGATARVVDHLVGRFPAFEDLSVVVDLGNGTGRPTVEALVALGASVTTLNAQEDGRFPTRKSEPTADSLDGLCRTVEALDADLGIAHDGDADRMMAVTDAGAFVPGDVLLALFSREAVRSTPSSRVAVPVDTSLLVSDVVREAGGEVSYTRVGDVHVAEEAAKAGYGFGGEPSGAWIWPAETLCPDAHLAALRLAALVTESGPLSTLVEAVPTYETRRENVPVADKTRVMQRVTERLTAQFDETLTLDGVRVDAEDGWFLVRASGTEPLVRVTAEARDVAAAERLQSTARRVLDEALDD
- the aglF gene encoding UTP--glucose-1-phosphate uridylyltransferase AglF, which produces MKAVVLAAGEGTRLRPLTETRPKALVEVDGKPILVRCLEQLADLGADGFVIVVGYRAEQVIDAVGDEFQGLPVTYTYQRERLGLAHALLTVEPHVDGEFMLMLGDNVFQANLADVVARQRSGETDAAFLVEEVPWEEASRYGVCVTDANDAIVEVVEKPAEPTSNLVMTGFYTFSPAIFHACHLVQPSARGEYELPDAIDLLIGSGRTIDAIRMDGWRTDIGYPADREAAERRLRGLDVDGVEADRVGVEAADE
- a CDS encoding PadR family transcriptional regulator; amino-acid sequence: MFDLTGFQRDLLYVIAGADRPSGQQIKESISDDVGEVNHGRLYPNLDTLVEKGLVVKGQHDRRTNFYQISDQGREAIRARREWENQYAPFEA
- a CDS encoding DUF7344 domain-containing protein, which gives rise to MTTRSKDELFQILSNSRRRYIIYYLSEGGNELSLKSLATKIAAVESGVSESDITSDERQRVYISLYQTHLPKLEEAGIVTYDEDERTVALTDDVLDSGFFWMDDAEDDRAIPWLRYYLALSALSWVLVAGVWLSLPVISVLGWSGVAVVVSVGLLGVVVAQYLVERASTTDRDAGYELLIE